In Felis catus isolate Fca126 chromosome B1, F.catus_Fca126_mat1.0, whole genome shotgun sequence, the sequence GAGCAGGCTGAGAGCTGCTCAGATCCTCTGCGTCAGGATCTCAGCGAGCAGTGGCCGGGTGCCGGCCGCACCCAGGAACGTTGGCAACGCCGTGCCGCTGCCgctgcccagagactgcggctgggtgccagcctgcgcCCGAAAGCGTTCACGCGatggtgtagcagcagcgtttcgaGGATTATGGACAATCACCACACACTTCTGGTACCGGGCTTcccccttaacgaccttgttccagcaccagcgaatgtggctgttctccggggtctgctgggacctctGGGGTCGGCTGGGGTGGCCACACAGACTCTACCTCGCGTCCTCGCAGCAGGGGAACCGCTTTTCTCCGTGTGGTTCCAGAcacccctcctccacacccccagTCTTCATTCACTCTGCTCTCGGGGATTCGCCCTTCcgaccagagcaccgccaggtatcagATGCGGACTTTCgcactctgccctccccctgtttGTACGgtcttcatggaatttaaacccgctccttcctccttcctccccttttgGTTCAGTGCCTGTGGCTCTTTCCACATTTCCACTTTGTCCCCAGCTGcttttggcggggggaggggagggcgaggGGATTGCTTTCCCCATATTCTGCCcctgtctccgtcctctctctgcaggcaaacacagctccctgccctctgtggcttctctcttccccagctcaCCTCTCTGCGCCGCATCCCCACTGAGTTCTGGGGTTCAGGTTGGGCAACCTGTGGCGTGAATCCTCAGATCGGTTTTCGAGGTGTGCAGGATGCTTTTGTGTTGTTGTGGCTGCATTTTAGGGATGCAAGACGCAAAAGaaacttccatgctcttctgccatctcggcccctccccccacactgcCTTTTCTGTCTCGTCATGAATACCCTTACGAATTGCAGGGTGACATCTCTGAATTAAGCTTTCCGTGACAAGTCCAGATTAGGCTGGCTGGATTTGGCGAGACCAAATAACGCTGTTCCTATTGCCGTGATTGCTCCCACATCGCCGCACGTGAGGCCACCTCCTGGTGTTCCCCTATGCCATCTTCTTTGCTCATTGTCAACAGGTTTTAAAATTGAATGTCTTGACTTAACtggatttatattttgaaagagaagttcCTGGAATGTCTGGAAAATAGATCGTCACCAGTGGCCCGAGCAGCTCAAGGTTGTCAATTTTAGCTCAGAGTCCAGGGTCCAGCACGGCCAAAGTGAAGCCACAAGGAGGGAATCCTAGACCCACCAGACCTCTGTAAATGTTCATGGTCGCCTTTATGCCCCACGAAATGCTCAGGCTGCAGTGCGAGGCACGGAGACTCCGACCTGCCAGCCTGAGCAAGTGCCCAATGCCAGGTCCTCCTGGAAGTCTAGGCAATGCCCGTGCTGGCCAGCGGCGCCCCCTGCTGGACAGAGAGCAGTGTGGCAAGACTCCCTCTTGTGACCTCCCCCACGGATTGCAGAGCCAGGGGTGTGGACTTCATCATGTGTGGGTGGAACACGTGACACACGGCCACCCAGGAAGAGCTGGTCATAGGCATCTGGGGAGCTGACTGGATGCTTATGGAGGCCGTCTTGAGATCCAGATCAAATATTgtccgtgtgtgcgtgtgtgtgtgcgtgtgataTACAGGTTTTAATCCAGGAAGAGAAAGTTGGATCCCAAAATTTCTACAGGATGGTCTAGCGTGGTTATTTTCTGTGGCTTttcccttggtggctcagttgcccTTACACTGTTTGCATTTTACCCACGATTCTGCCCACTTTAGAATCAAATCCACAGGAAAGATAGATGTCACGTGTGCATGTCTTTGGAGCTCTAACATCCAGCTAGCCCTGTTGAACTCTTTCACTGCGAAAGTGCCATGTcatcactcatctgtggaataaaaagcaaaacagaagaacatagggcAAGCGAAGAATAAATAACATAAGGTAAAATCACAGCGGGAGGCAAGCCATAGGAGACTcttcaaaaattttgttttcgctttatcttagagagagagagagagagagagagagagagagagcatgaccaggggagtggcagagagaggcatgcacacagaatccagagcaggctccaggctctgagctgtcatcagagtgccggacacggggcttgaagtctcaaaccctgagatcatgagctgactGAATCAGAGTCCGAACCGGCTGagacacccacgtgccccaggagAACCCTTCAGTGTAGAGAAGAAagtgagggttgctagaggggaggagtgggtgggCTCCATTTGCAACGGGCGTTATGGAGGGCCCCTGTGGGGGTTGGCAGTGGGTGTTTCATGTAAGGGACGAAGCCCTAAATTCcacccctgaaaccaagactacactcaCTGTTAACTGAATTTgatttaaatttggaaaatggaGGGGggactgggtgcctcagtcggttgagtgtccaacctcagctcaggtcgggatctcatggttcgtggggttgagctccacgttgggctctgtgctgacagctcagagcctggagctgctttgggttctgtgtctctcactctctccccctcccatgctcacactctgtctctgttctgtgtgtgtgtccctctctgtttatttaaacattttacttcaTGTTTAGAACATGAAAACAACAgaccaatacattttaaaagtagattaaGGAAAAGTATTTTTCCTCTATCGGCTATGATATTTGAACATCCAGAATTCAGTATGATTTCCTGTACAAAATTCACATACTGACATTAGTTCCCactatgtgtggtgtgtgtgtttaatgcagactggaaacaacaacaacaagaacaacagcaacaacaggcTTTACCCTGTCAGTGCCATTGGCAAACGACCAGAGATCTCCAATATGGCCCCCCTCCCCTAGGGGGAATTGAAGGATCATGCACTAACTCCCATTCAACAATGTATTTAGTGAGTCTCGCTCCTAAGAAATACAGGTGTGACTGAGAGCATCCATCCATACCCTGACCTGAAATACCACATTGTCGCCTCAGTGTCCACTTGAGACTGTTTTTCTGAGGTGTACAACCGAGGACCAAGATTGCAATGCAACTGAGCAGAAATGCCTGAGCCTCCTCCCTTGTGGAGGAGATTGTCCGATGGGGGGATGGTGGTCAACTCTGCGGACCAAGGTAGAGCTGCTTGGTGGCTCAGCAAGAAGAGGTGGAAGAAGGTTCCTTTCCCCCATTTGCTCTGCAGCCTCATGGGAGGGGGATTGTTAAGGGAACCTAATCTAATGAACAGGGGCCAGGAAGGCTCCACCCACCCGTCTCCAGAGACATAAGCATTTGTTTGCTCCTGGCCATTTCCAGGCAGTTAGCCAATGTTCACACGAACATGTGGAGACTTTACAAAATAGATTATGTACACAAGGAAACACTTTGCACAGTTATGAATTAGTgtttccttctgctcctccccttccgACACAAGACATTCCTGACAAGGCTGTCTGCTCCCACGTAGAGCTAGAGCTCTTCCAGTTTCCTGGTCATTTGCCACTCCTCCGTGTGGGTGTGGAAGCACTGAGATTGCTTCAAACTCCTTCCCCTGCCGGTGCCTGTTTGGATATCACCGAGAGTCCCCACACGCACATGGTTGGGCACATGTACTTTACCAATACACAGAGAGTAGGGAATGGGATGATGGGACCGTGAGTCCCAGGCATTTTCACAGGGACTCCCGGTGCTCTGCCTTGTTTCCACCTTCATGCCTCATTGGCCACTTCCTCTGATCCTTTCAGGCTCTGAGAGTGCCCAATGATCCTCGGTACTGATGGAGGGGAGAAACCTTCCAAATACCCAGCATAATCCACACCTCTCCAATAACATCTTTACAGCCAGCCAGCCTTAAAGCTCAGGATTCTCCAGGTCAACTGGAACGCCATACCCCATGAATACAGCCAGATTCACGGTCCCTCCACATGTCCCGATCACACCCACCCACAACACACAAAATGTGGCCTACAAGGGACTGTGAGTGAGTGAGTAGTGAGTGAGGGCGGGTGAGTGTGCACGTGGGCAGGCATGTATCTCAAAGCCTGTAGTGGGATCCCTGCACTGCTTCCTGAGACCTCTGTcccttcttgttcttcctcttgGTAGCTCTGGCTCTGCCGGTGAGACAAGGGACTTGGGTAATGGCCGTTGCCCTCTGAGGTGGGATGTCCCTGGCTGAACTGTTGAGCCGGTGGATGTTTGGTTCACGGTGATCCTTTCCCATCTCATCTCTGTATTTGGACTGGTGAATGAGGACTGCGTCAGGGGGAAGAGCAAATTCTAGTTTCCTGAGGTTGAATTCAGACTTGGGACGGTGGCTTTCTTGGAGGAATCTCCACTGGTCTAACGTGATTGTTGGCAGTGGTGTCTCTTCCACGTGATCCTCCAATTGTGGCACCTCGATGTTGGGGTCGGTTTCAGGCCCCCCTTGGGCCGCAGCCGTGCCTGCGTGGTCAGCCTGGAGGGATGTGGATTCCCCAGCACCTGGCTCCCTCGCACGGTCTCTTTCCAATTCACTCTTCTGGATGTAAAAGAGGACATAGGCGTGTTGGCTCAGGGCAGACGTCACATCACTGCCGGTCACCTTCGCATCATCCATTTTGTACCACTGGCCGTTCCCAGCTTTGATGTAACAGAAGTAATGTCCGCTGTGACAATTCCAGCCCGCGTGCACCAGCACGGCATAGAGCGCGTAAGTCAGCGACCCCCCGTTCTGCCCAGACACGTAGCGTTGCATGTCAAGGCGCTCAGGATATTGCACTTCCTTAGCCAGTTTGCTGCCCGTGAAATGGCAGAACCGTTTCAATACCAGCATCAGGACCTTGGAGCAAGTGTGCAAAGTCAACGTCTTGGAAGCAGGTACCTTGTCGAGACAAGTACTACAACGATAGGCATTTTCACCATCCAACTGTTCGGGCTTCACCAAGTGTTGCAAAGCTTGGCTCACACTCTGAGCTGCCCTGATATCCAGGCTAATGTCCAGGTAAGGATCCAAAGTGCTGGAGACACCCTGGCAGTGGAGACACTGGATTTGAGACCTCCAGTACCCCCCAAAGATTTGCCGGATGAGGGTGGCGTCCTGAGCCTGAGGCTCTGAAGGCTTGTCCTCACGCAAACACGCTTGCTGCATAGCATCCAGAGTGAACATCAGAAACTCATGGGCATcctcctgcctgtgtgtgtggaaGGCAGCGAGCAGTTTTGGCGGAGGCCGGATCACGTCTCCCGGACGGCAGAGGGCCCGGGTCACGTGAGCCTGCAGAGCACACAGCACGCAGAATGGCTGCCTCCCACAGCTTCGGGAGTGCTCCTGGGACAGCATGTAGCTGGCGAGGGGTGGTGTGTACGTCAGACACTGCAGGGCCGCGTTCGCATAGCACGTGTTGCCCAGGTTCTGCAGGCCAGCCCCAACCACAGAAGGTCTCCTCCAACTCACAGGTTTCTTTGCGGGGGGCAGACCTGTCGACGTGGGAGCCCAACCGTTAGGCAGGTCGCAGGGTGTGTGCGATGACGGTGACGGCTTCTCAGGCAGAGTGGGTCCTCCGTGGCCTTCAGCACCACCCGTATTTGATCCGCAAGGTTTGAGGTTGGGAAAGACACGGAACTGAGTCTCCTCTCGGCAGTGGGAAGAGGGCGTCTCCATGTCTCCTGAAACGTGGAGCCTCACGTTGCAGAGCGATGCTTCTCTCAGGAGGCCAGTCTCAGAATGATGGCTGTGGCCCTCTCCTCAGCCCTCGTAAAGCTCGCCCCACCCACCTGACTAGGACCACGTCATCCAATCAGCTACCAGCTGGAGTTGGATGAAGGGTCTTAGGGTGTGGTCACTCTTCTGCAGACAGACCACTCAGCCcagccttcctcctgcccctccctcctcaagaggcacacacacacacacgtttcacCACTTTCTCCACCTCCCTCGTTTCTGTTGCTCCCTCTCTGGACAGACGGACTTGAGCATTTCCAACCTCGAGGAAATCCTTTTTTGAGTATCCACTTTGCTCTTAGATACCACAAAGTGTCGAGGAATGACGGCCATGAATTTTCTAGGCTATGGAAATCATGTTACCAATTGAGCTCTGGTATCATGTAGGAGCACCTCCTCTCCGTCAGCCAGAATGTATGTGACACCAGCAAATTATTCTGGAATGATTCCTGTCCATGGATTTGAttctcaaactcctgaactgtctCCATGGGATCTGTGTATACAACTATCATGAAGGTCCTTTGCAACATGTCTGTCTACCAAGGGGTGGCCGAGAAATTATCCCAAGAAATATCCTTTGCCTGGTTTTGGGCTTTGTaaatgctttcttcattttgtagCTCCCTTCCCAATAGGAGAACAAATCCTAAACCCATCATTTGCCAAATTGTCACTGGTATTACTAGCAAATCACATAGCAAGGTAGGTATAGGTTCCCGTGGTTCAGGACATGTTTGTGGTGGGTTTGTGACATTTATAGACGGTTTGACATTGGAATTTAGACATGCATGGACCGATGTCCCCTCGTGGAAACTGTGGCTTTAGTGTGTCAGTATCTCTAGACCAACCAGATTTCAGAAGTGACCAGGTCTACTGACATTGTGCTTTCTTctctaatgtttgtttgtttttcacttttaacattttaattgattgattttgagagagagagagagacagagagagacagagagcgagagagagcgctcATGTGgacaagccagggagagacagagagagagggagagaggatcctcAATGAAGCAGTCACCTCCTCGGGGTCACCGACTAGGAGGAAAAGGCTGAGAGCACGTGAGGTGTCTCACTGCCAAAGGCACTCAcgtgaggggaaggaaaggggcaaGGGGTCAAGGAGGACACCCAATGGGATGCACAAAAGGAGTCTTCAGACTCTTGTGACCACAGCCTCAAGACACGGCCCTCTCCCTGCCTGgtgccctccagccccacccacagCTTCCATCAGCCTCTGCCTGGCCTCACTGCATGGGACCAGACCACGGCCCCACCCTTACCCACAGCACCCTTAGCCCTGCCACACCCATGCCCACACCTCATCCCAATGCTCTCCGCCCTCAGTTGGCCCGGCCTCACGTCCAGGCCGTCGCTCCACCGGGCCAGCCTGGCGCCTGCCACTCTCAGGACCACACCCCAAGGAGAATCTACCAGagagtgggcagaggaggggggcgAGCCAGGCCAGGGCACAAGCACACCTTTCCCTGTCTTCAAATATCCGTTGGCAGGTGCCAAGTTTGGACCTGTTTCTGCAAGGAATCATCTCTCCCTTTGGTTGTCATCTCCTCCTAGAAAACCGGTTGTGTTTTCACTGGACGGTGTTAGATGCTAGGAACTCTCACGTGACTGGTCTGAGCAAAGCAAGTTGCCCTATTTAACGTAGTGACTTGAGCCAGTCCATTCCAGACCTTCCTGGAGCATAAAGCTGACCCCTGTCCCAAGACGAGACACCTGCTCCTGTCTGAGTGCCTGGCCCCGACAAGTCCATTCTCCCCGGGTCTGGAGCCTGCCCGTCTTCAGACTCCACGAACACCCCCTTGCTTCTGTAGCCTCAGCCCCGGCCACCTGCCACGTGTGGGCAAAGAGGCCTGCAGAATTGCTTCCAAAGAACCCTTTGACCACCtaattctctgtcccctctcatCAATCGCTCATCACTCTATGTGTCTATCTCCTAACTCTCgtgtctccttcccctctctaGTATCTATCTGTGGAATGTCTTTCTCATCCTTTCCCTTGTATCTCTTCTATGCCACCCTCCTTGACGTGACTTGTGAATGAAAATGCCTTTGAGAGGCATGTGGACAGCAGCCCCTAATGCTGATTGATTTCCCACGCATATGTTctttcagttcatgggtttatatgttgacacacagagagagacagacagagagagagacagaaagagagggagggagggagggagggagggagagagaatgtggggcagggttagagagaaaaggagagaggcaaTCCCGAGGAGGGAGGGAAACTCAACGTTCAATCtccccaaccctg encodes:
- the LOC123384838 gene encoding ubiquitin carboxyl-terminal hydrolase 17-like protein 6, producing the protein METPSSHCREETQFRVFPNLKPCGSNTGGAEGHGGPTLPEKPSPSSHTPCDLPNGWAPTSTGLPPAKKPVSWRRPSVVGAGLQNLGNTCYANAALQCLTYTPPLASYMLSQEHSRSCGRQPFCVLCALQAHVTRALCRPGDVIRPPPKLLAAFHTHRQEDAHEFLMFTLDAMQQACLREDKPSEPQAQDATLIRQIFGGYWRSQIQCLHCQGVSSTLDPYLDISLDIRAAQSVSQALQHLVKPEQLDGENAYRCSTCLDKVPASKTLTLHTCSKVLMLVLKRFCHFTGSKLAKEVQYPERLDMQRYVSGQNGGSLTYALYAVLVHAGWNCHSGHYFCYIKAGNGQWYKMDDAKVTGSDVTSALSQHAYVLFYIQKSELERDRAREPGAGESTSLQADHAGTAAAQGGPETDPNIEVPQLEDHVEETPLPTITLDQWRFLQESHRPKSEFNLRKLEFALPPDAVLIHQSKYRDEMGKDHREPNIHRLNSSARDIPPQRATAITQVPCLTGRARATKRKNKKGQRSQEAVQGSHYRL